The Eremothecium gossypii ATCC 10895 chromosome IV, complete sequence genome contains a region encoding:
- the RBS1 gene encoding Rbs1p (Syntenic homolog of Saccharomyces cerevisiae YDL189W (RBS1)) — MTKPKGPPQADTSKLMPALLVALFQKPQDRQFVIALENELLRFVESPSMSYQLQPMNSYYRLLSHQVADYHGLSHVVSREQELCVVVYKEANAKADKGRGARGSQRTLLQELEPSVMYQFPPEYFAIAAMAAMNDALLHPGNNNVQAQQWARSPHAPQPSRGAAARTPRREKPKGFKLLSRPGASAAKGADRAPHTGRGRSYESRYGWHPPSSPSVEPDRPAKTPDLQEGGRVQQVSSPVPATPRRERGSEPIEDTQDDSPQPHEFETSRYALDRMDDIPPVLLGAPVAVESPGPPIAVTQSPGTGPVHSYSSKPHRRAHNYRRNHTNQQAQKPAKGSSYPGFPGFPVSRYVAYLPQNYLSQYPQGYYYLPANCMMPYSANGSPPLDYMFRPAGPPYPMPMYALPPHGAGLHMPLQPGMQGVQVSAASPPPGQSHFPGNVYYPSSSSASGTPYSRKSSTSSTLTRESHTTPSSPHLGSTRFSAESTYDRNPPADLSHSSTDCVPPS, encoded by the coding sequence ATGACGAAGCCGAAGGGGCCGCCGCAGGCAGATACGTCGAAGCTGATGCCGGCGCTACTGGTGGCACTGTTCCAGAAGCCGCAGGACCGCCAGTTCGTGATCGCGCTGGAGAacgagctgctgcgttTCGTGGAGTCGCCGAGCATGAGCTACCAGCTGCAGCCGATGAACTCGTACTACCGGCTGCTGTCGCACCAGGTTGCGGACTACCACGGGCTCTCGCACGTGGTCTCGCGCGAGCAAGAGCTGTGTGTAGTAGTCTACAAGGAGGCGAACGCAAAGGCTGATAAaggccgcggcgcgcggggcTCGCAGCGgacgctgctgcaggagctggagccCAGCGTGATGTACCAGTTCCCGCCGGAGTATTTTGCAATTGCAGCGATGGCTGCAATGAACGACGCGCTGCTCCATCCGGGGAACAATAACGTGCAGGCCCAGCAGTGGGCACGCAGCCCTCATGCTCCCCAGCCGAGCCGaggcgcggcggcacgcACCCCGCGGCGCGAGAAGCCCAAAGGCTTTAAGCTACTAAGCAGGCCTGGTGCTTCCGCTGCCAAGGGGGCCGACCGCGCGCCTCACACAGGGCGGGGCCGCTCTTACGAGAGCAGATACGGGTGGCACCCACCTTCGAGCCCCTCTGTTGAGCCGGATCGGCCCGCTAAGACGCCGGATCTGCAAGAGGGTGGCCGTGTACAGCAGGTGTCTTCCCCTGTCCCTGCTACGCCCCGGCGCGAACGCGGTTCCGAGCCCATAGAAGATACGCAGGACGACTCACCGCAGCCCCACGAGTTTGAGACTTCGCGGTACGCATTAGATCGCATGGACGATATCCCGCCCGTCTTACTAGGGGCGCCGGTAGCCGTAGAATCGCCTGGTCCGCCAATTGCCGTCACACAGAGCCCCGGCACCGGGCCCGTCCACAGCTACAGTAGTAAGCCCCATAGGCGAGCACACAACTACCGCAGAAATCATACCAACCAGCAGGCTCAGAAGCCTGCAAAGGGCTCCAGCTATCCCGGCTTTCCCGGCTTTCCCGTCAGCCGCTACGTCGCGTATCTGCCCCAGAACTATCTCTCGCAATACCCACAGGGCTACTATTATCTGCCAGCCAACTGCATGATGCCCTACTCGGCAAACGGCTCCCCTCCATTGGACTACATGTTCCGGCCGGCAGGGCCGCCATATCCGATGCCGATGTACGCGCTGCCGCCCCACGGCGCCGGGCTCCACATGCCGCTACAGCCAGGGATGCAGGGCGTGCAGGTTTCGGccgcgtcgccgccgccgggGCAGTCTCACTTTCCCGGCAACGTCTATTATCCGTCATCATCGTCTGCCAGTGGCACGCCGTATTCACGTAAGAGCAGCACCTCATCGACACTCACGCGGGAAAGCCACACAACCCCAAGTAGCCCCCACCTTGGCAGCACCCGCTTCTCGGCCGAGTCGACGTATGATAGAAACCCCCCGGCAGATCTCAGTCACTCTAGTACCGACTGCGTGCCGCCGAGCTGA
- the RDI1 gene encoding Rdi1p (Syntenic homolog of Saccharomyces cerevisiae YDL135C (RDI1)) — protein MQEETEFEQFEENDPRINYKVRAKKTLEEYKQLDAEDESLAKWKESLGLSSDVLPLEFPGDTRKVVIKAIQLLVDTDAEPITFDLSTEESIKELASKRYKIREKSVYKLKITFKVQHEIITGLRYVQYIKKAGIAVDKIDDHLGSYAPNTAKKPVYEVELPESEAPSGFLARGNYNAVSKFIDDDQANHLTLNWSVEIVKK, from the coding sequence ATGCAGGAGGAGACAGAGTTCGAGCAGTTCGAGGAGAACGACCCCAGAATCAACTACAAGGTACGGGCAAAGAAGACCCTGGAGGAGTACAAGCAGCTAGACGCCGAGGACGAGTCGCTGGCAAAGTGGAAGGAGTCTCTAGGGCTGTCGAGCGACGTCCTGCCTTTGGAGTTCCCGGGCGACACACGCAAGGTGGTCATCAAGGCAATCCAGCTGCTCGTCGACACGGACGCAGAGCCGATTACATTTGACCTGTCCACCGAGGAGTCCATCAAGGAGCTGGCATCTAAGCGTTACAAAATCCGGGAAAAGTCGGTGTACAAGCTTAAAATCACGTTCAAGGTGCAGCACGAGATCATCACCGGGCTGCGCTACGTGCAGTACATCAAGAAGGCCGGTATCGCGGTGGACAAGATTGACGACCACCTGGGCTCCTACGCCCCAAATACGGCCAAAAAACCCGTGTATGAAGTCGAGCTGCCGGAGAGCGAGGCTCCGTCGGGGTTTTTGGCTCGCGGAAACTACAACGCCGTTTCGAAGTTCATCGACGATGACCAGGCCAACCACCTAACGCTCAACTGGTCCGTGGAGATCGTCAAGAAATAA
- the PPH22 gene encoding phosphoprotein phosphatase 2A catalytic subunit PPH22 (Syntenic homolog of Saccharomyces cerevisiae YDL134C (PPH21) and YDL188C (PPH22)) produces the protein MDIDNDVPMKDAMEDQLDQAIDEDSGVGSVSYFNASSGRTVSGIADTKSSKPLELTASSISQLDQWIEHLAKCQVLSEEDVGKLCKMAVDVLQFEENVQPVSVPVTICGDVHGQFHDLIELFKIGGPCPDTNYLFMGDYVDRGYYSVETVSYLVAMKVRYPNRITILRGNHESRQITQVYGFYDECLRKYGSANVWKMFTDLFDYFPITALVDNKIFCLHGGLSPMIETVDQVRELNRIQEVPHEGPMCDLLWSDPDDRGGWGISPRGAGFTFGQDISQQFNHTNDLSLIARAHQLVMDGYAWSHQQSVVTIFSAPNYCYRCGNQAAIMEVDENHNRQFLQYDPSVRPGEPTVSRKTPDYFL, from the coding sequence ATGGATATAGACAACGATGTGCCAATGAAGGACGCAATGGAAGACCAATTGGATCAGGCGATTGACGAAGATTCTGGAGTAGGATCCGTGTCGTACTTCAATGCCAGTAGCGGCCGTACAGTATCAGGGATAGCGGATACCAAGTCATCAAAGCCCCTGGAACTAACTGCGTCGAGCATCAGCCAGTTGGACCAGTGGATTGAGCACCTCGCGAAGTGCCAGGTGCTTTCAGAGGAGGATGTAGGTAAGCTCTGTAAGATGGCAGTGGACGTCTTGCAGTTCGAAGAGAACGTGCAGCCGGTGAGCGTGCCTGTGACGATATGCGGAGACGTTCACGGGCAATTCCATGACCTCATAGAGCTCTTTAAGATCGGTGGGCCTTGTCCAGACACAAACTACCTCTTCATGGGAGACTATGTGGATCGCGGATACTACAGCGTGGAGACGGTTTCGTATTTGGTCGCCATGAAGGTGCGCTACCCGAACAGAATTACCATCCTGCGTGGCAACCACGAGTCGCGCCAGATCACACAGGTCTACGGGTTCTACGACGAGTGTCTCCGGAAGTACGGGAGCGCCAATGTGTGGAAGATGTTCACCGACCTTTTCGACTACTTTCCGATCACAGCATTGGTGGACAACAAGATCTTCTGTCTGCACGGAGGGCTATCGCCGATGATCGAGACCGTCGACCAGGTGCGCGAGCTCAACAGGATACAGGAGGTGCCTCATGAAGGTCCTATGTGCGACCTTCTCTGGTCGGATCCGGACGACCGGGGTGGCTGGGGGATTAGTCcccgcggcgccggctTCACCTTTGGCCAGGATATCAGTCAGCAGTTCAACCACACCAACGACCTCTCGCTGATCGCCCGCGCGCACCAACTAGTCATGGACGGCTACGCGTGGTCCCATCAACAGAGCGTCGTCACCATTTTTAGCGCGCCGAACTACTGCTACCGCTGTGGTAACCAGGCCGCGATCATGGAGGTCGACGAAAACCACAACAGACAGTTTCTGCAATACGACCCTTCGGTGCGCCCCGGCGAGCCCACCGTCAGCCGCAAGACCCCCGACTACTTCTTGTAG
- a CDS encoding ADR100Cp (NOHBY426; No homolog in Saccharomyces cerevisiae): MAHHLAGQRLAPGYPPLVKTKRTLRLIPLQNSVRPRAPPLLPPEGQQNIQVTESPSLLAQARGIEQSRLQYQQLQTAITEDRIEETGPLTRYTFPQQKTQ, translated from the coding sequence ATGGCCCATCACCTCGCCGGCCAGCGGCTGGCGCCAGGTTACCCGCCCTTGGTGAAAACAAAAAGAACACTCAGGCTGATTCCGCTCCAAAATAGTGTCCGACCCCGCGCCCCACCCCTTTTGCCACCAGAAGGTCAGCAAAACATACAAGTAACCGAGTCTCCTTCGCTTTTAGCACAAGCAAGAGGCATAGAGCAGTCAAGACTCCAGTACCAGCAACTACAGACTGCGATCACTGAGGACCGCATAGAAGAAACCGGCCCACTGACAAGGTATACATTCCCGCAGCAGAAAACACAGTAG
- a CDS encoding uncharacterized protein (Syntenic homolog of Saccharomyces cerevisiae YDL186W): MHAFKEDLPHTVGFALDNEEITFPNYVPTHVQSLPHTSNGIRQLVIDKQNQRVLPTYNRLLDRMEDALVRWRPPASSHVGSSLAIHGTHPYQKELPEPKALGRDLSESIEQMKQILQNCWPTRDLHTDATDDSETLSDYSLPRAGSATANSAKPNGPSFETLSLSRRTPVAFPIKAAGARADPPPDDLQSTLNTYKFPVPSYYLPLSLQRQCQQPSTRAPASDAEQSTPWEAWCQFWKEFWVDLHSLLVCQIDEELY; the protein is encoded by the coding sequence ATGCACGCATTCAAGGAAGACTTACCCCATACCGTGGGTTTTGCCCTCGACAATGAGGAGATCACATTCCCCAACTACGTGCCCACGCATGTGCAATCGTTGCCCCACACGTCCAACGGGATCCGACAGCTAGTCATAGATAAGCAGAACCAGCGCGTCCTCCCCACATATAACCGCCTACTCGACCGCATGGAGGACGCGCTCGTGCGCTGGCGGCCGCCCGCCAGCTCCCACGTCGGCTCCTCGCTAGCAATCCACGGCACGCACCCGTACCAAAAAGAGCTGCCCGAGCCCAAGGCGCTCGGCCGCGACCTCTCAGAGTCGATCGAACAAATGAAGCAGATCTTGCAGAACTGTTGGCCCACGCGCGACCTGCATACCGATGCCACCGACGACAGCGAGACCCTCAGCGACTATTCCCTTCCGCGCGCCGGCTCGGCCACCGCGAACAGCGCCAAGCCCAACGGGCCCTCGTTCGAAACGCTGTCCCTGAGCAGGCGCACGCCGGTTGCATTCCCCATCAAGGCGgccggcgcccgcgcggACCCGCCTCCGGACGACCTCCAGAGCACGCTCAACACCTACAAGTTCCCCGTTCCCTCTTACTACCTTCCGCTGTCGCTCCAGCGTCAGTGCCAACAGCCAAGTACACGTGCGCCCGCAAGCGACGCCGAACAAAGCACACCATGGGAGGCCTGGTGCCAATTCTGGAAGGAGTTCTGGGTTGATCTCCACAGCTTACTCGTCTGTCAGATCGACGAAGAGCTGTATTAG
- the VMA1 gene encoding H(+)-transporting V1 sector ATPase subunit A (Syntenic homolog of Saccharomyces cerevisiae YDL185W (VMA1)): MAGALENARKEIKRISLEDHNENEYGQIYSVSGPVVVAENMVGCAMYELVKVGHHNLVGEVIRLDGDKATIQVYEETAGVTVGDPVLRTGKPLSVELGPGLMETIYDGIQRPLKAIKEQSQSIYIPRGVDAPALSREVKWAFKPGKLGVGDHISGGDIFGSIFENSLLEDHKILLPPRARGTITWIAPAGEYTVDETVLEVEFDGKKYSYSMFHTWPVRVPRPVTEKLSADYPLLTGQRVLDSLFPCVQGGTTCIPGAFGCGKTVISQSLSKYSNSDAIIYVGCGERGNEMAEVLMEFPELFTEVNGRKEPIMKRTTLVANTSNMPVAAREASIYTGITLAEYFRDQGKNVSMIADSSSRWAEALREISGRLGEMPADQGFPAYLGAKLASFYERAGKAVALGSPDRVGSVSIVAAVSPAGGDFSDPVTTSTLGITQVFWGLDKKLAQRKHFPSINTSVSYSKYTNVLNKYYDSNYPEFPVLRDRIKEILSNAEELEQVVQLVGKSALSDKDKIVLDVATLIKEDFLQQNGYSTYDAFCPIWKTYDMMKAFVSYFDEAQKSVSNGANWAVLSEATGDVKHAVSSSKFFEPSRGEREVHAEFEKLFASIQERFAESTD, from the coding sequence ATGGCAGGAGCTTTGGAAAACGCGCGCAAGGAAATCAAGCGAATCTCTTTGGAGGACCACAATGAGAACGAATACGGGCAGATATACTCCGTGTCCGGCCCGGTGGTCGTGGCGGAGAACATGGTTGGATGCGCGATGTACGAGCTTGTGAAGGTGGGCCACCACAACCTGGTTGGGGAGGTGATCCGGCTGGACGGCGACAAGGCGACGATCCAGGTGTACGAGGAGACGGCGGGCGTGACGGTCGGCGATCCTGTGCTGCGGACGGGCAAGCCGCTGTCGGTGGAGTTGGGTCCGGGGTTGATGGAGACCATCTACGACGGGATCCAGCGGCCGCTGAAGGCGATCAAAGAGCAGTCGCAGTCGATCTACATCCCGCGCGGCGTCGACGCACCAGCGTTGAGCCGCGAGGTGAAGTGGGCGTTCAAGCCGGGCAAGCTGGGCGTTGGCGACCACATATCCGGCGGCGATATTTTTGGGTCGATCTTTGAGAACTCTCTCTTAGAGGACCACAAGATCCTGCTTCCACCGCGGGCTCGGGGGACCATTACGTGGATTGCACCTGCAGGCGAATACACTGTCGACGAAACGGTACTGGAGGTGGAGTTCGACGGCAAAAAGTACTCATACTCCATGTTCCACACATGGCCCGTGCGTGTGCCAAGGCCTGTAACCGAAAAGTTGTCTGCCGACTACCCGCTATTGACGGGGCAAAGAGTGCTTGATTCACTGTTCCCATGTGTCCAGGGCGGTACCACCTGTATTCCCGGTGCGTTTGGGTGCGGAAAGACTGTCATTTCCCAGTCCCTATCCAAATACTCCAACTCGGACGCCATTATCTATGTCGGGTGTGGTGAGCGTGGTAATGAGATGGCGGAAGTGTTGATGGAGTTCCCCGAGCTATTCACTGAGGTCAATGGTAGAAAGGAGCCTATTATGAAACGTACCACTCTGGTGGCTAACACTTCTAACATGCCTGTGGCTGCCAGAGAGGCTTCGATTTACACTGGTATTACTCTGGCCGAGTATTTCAGAGACCAAGGTAAGAACGTCTCCATGATTGCAGACTCCTCGTCCAGATGGGCCGAGGCATTGAGAGAAATTTCGGGGCGTCTTGGGGAGATGCCTGCCGACCAGGGTTTCCCGGCCTATCTCGGCGCCAAGCTAGCCTCCTTCTATGAAAGAGCAGGGAAGGCGGTTGCACTGGGCTCTCCCGACAGAGTCGGTTCGGTTTCTATCGTCGCAGCTGTCTCGCCAGCTGGCGGTGACTTCTCGGACCCTGTCACTACTTCGACCTTGGGTATTACTCAGGTGTTTTGGGGTTTGGACAAAAAGCTTGCCCAGAGAAAGCATTTCCCTTCGATCAACACGTCTGTCTCGTACTCGAAGTACACCAACGTCCTAAACAAATACTATGATAGCAATTACCCCGAGTTCCCAGTCCTGAGAGACCGTATCAAGGAGATCCTCTCCAACGCCGAGGAATTGGAGCAAGTTGTTCAGCTGGTCGGTAAGTCCGCGCTCTCTGACAAAGACAAGATCGTACTGGATGTCGCGACGCTAATCAAAGAAGACTTCTTGCAGCAGAACGGTTACTCGACCTACGACGCATTCTGCCCCATCTGGAAGACCTACGATATGATGAAAGCGTTTGTGTCCTACTTCGACGAGGCACAAAAGAGCGTGTCCAACGGCGCCAACTGGGCCGTGCTGTCGGAGGCAACCGGCGACGTGAAACACGCCGTTTCGTCCTCCAAGTTCTTCGAGCCCAGCCGCGGCGAGCGCGAGGTCCACGCAGAGTTCGAAAAGCTCTTTGCTTCCATCCAGGAACGCTTCGCCGAGTCCACCGACTGA
- the RPL41A gene encoding 60S ribosomal protein L41 (Syntenic homolog of Saccharomyces cerevisiae YDL184C (RPL41A) and YDL133C-A (RPL41B)), which yields MRAKWRKKRVRRLKRKRRKVRARSK from the coding sequence ATGAGAGCTAAGTGGAGAAAGAAGAGAGTTAGAAGATTGAAGAGAAAGAGACGGAAGGTTAGAGCCAGATCCAAATAA
- the MRX19 gene encoding Mrx19p (Syntenic homolog of Saccharomyces cerevisiae YDL183C), producing the protein MKSTTIKKVVTAYSRMAEPRRTQEYLADPLKIVAVPVTTQRCFFYFKHTDDYLDRGSRLVRAEQRVTRKVARTWAKMESSRNVVTVRVVGWVNVLLAQVPWRERSLASFPSESYILKRVHLQGKEETEKRLTLREAQACEAGVAAAPIVVYFPRSVISESVLNDELVRLLREGKQTHMRYLIYCLLALPLTIPIALVPLVPNIPGFYLAYRAYCNFKAYSGARHLESMMQGDMQPLRFADLQEYSALMADNVAPATPGESERMLLDQALLPRILDNLQIHELRRHIETAMRQEAMRLEEQAQHKAE; encoded by the coding sequence ATGAAAAGCACGACCATTAAGAAGGTAGTTACGGCATACAGCCGGATGGCCGAGCCGCGGAGGACGCAGGAGTACCTGGCGGACCCGCTAAAAATCGTGGCGGTGCCGGTGACGACACAGCGGTGCTTCTTCTACTTCAAACACACGGATGACTACCTTGACCGCGGCAGCAGGCTTGTGCGGGCCGAGCAGCGGGTGACGCGCAAGGTCGCGCGGACGTGGGCGAAGATGGAGAGCTCGCGGAACGTGGTGACGGTGCGCGTGGTGGGGTGGGTGAACGTGCTGTTGGCGCAGGTGCCGTGGAGGGAGCGGTCGTTGGCGAGCTTTCCGTCCGAGTCGTACATCCTGAAGCGCGTGCACCTGCAGGGCAAGGAGGAGACCGAGAAGCGGCTGACGCTGCGCGAGGCGCAGGCGTGCGAGGCCGGggtcgcggcggcgccgaTCGTTGTGTACTTTCCGCGCAGCGTGATATCCGAGAGCGTGCTCAACGACGAGTTGGTGCGCCTGTTGCGCGAGGGCAAGCAGACGCACATGCGGTACCTGATATACTGCCTTCTCGCGTTGCCATTGACAATACCCATTGCCTTGGTCCCGCTGGTGCCCAATATACCCGGCTTCTATTTGGCATACCGCGCGTACTGCAACTTCAAGGCCTacagcggcgcgcggcaCCTCGAGTCCATGATGCAGGGCGACATGCAGCCGCTCCGCTTCGCAGACCTCCAGGAGTACTCCGCCTTGATGGCCGACAATGTGGCGCCCGCCACGCCCGGCGAGTCTGAGCGCATGTTGCTTGACCAGGCATTGCTCCCGCGCATACTAGATAACTTACAGATACACGAACTACGCCGACACATCGAGACGGCAATGCGCCAGGAGGCCATGCGTCTCGaggagcaggcgcagcaCAAGGCCGAGTAG
- the SRF1 gene encoding phospholipase D regulator (Syntenic homolog of Saccharomyces cerevisiae YDL133W (SRF1)) — MPAGPNREDEEQSMATKSGSTSRKVQKRPSLTQLNGRRAEEDMVRATSLNAYSLKPTTVPPFALDAQFKRLRVRDSLGVSGDMLANGGQRFKDPFLVSYDSQWSEFVNVIDAEGGHGKRHKASHGTHSHSTLSSTSDSSGLSPLKNEKLRAITEHSPTRRGSSQSVLTDLESNWGGEERLNAIFEAPILHDYEFKDQKDRNEWTKYISQLKHFYYGSIFKSGGSSRGGSNSESDDDDEVGRIQAFVERHKLEFRRKKLYWLQFEQRKKQQWGPQMRRLLIDSQYLPLSFRLIIIMLTCVALGLAVRIFQNSHNRIEDTSPLTVPQQPSTIMAIVVNTVAIVYLAYIAYDEFAGKPLGLRNPLGKMRLILLDLLFIIFSSANLSLAFNTLYDKTWVCTGLEDSPNRIPKIDYICRKQRALSAFLFLVVVMWVITFTISILRVVERVSSLSPR, encoded by the coding sequence ATGCCAGCAGGACCGAACAGAGAAGATGAGGAGCAATCGATGGCCACGAAGTCCGGGTCTACCAGCCGGAAGGTACAGAAGCGGCCGTCACTCACGCAGCTGAATGGGCGGCGAGCAGAGGAGGACATGGTGCGGGCGACGAGCTTGAACGCGTACTCGTTGAAGCCGACCACGGTGCCCCCGTTTGCGTTGGACGCGCAGTTCAAGCGGCTGCGAGTGCGGGATTCGCTCGGCGTGTCTGGGGATATGCTCGCGAATGGCGGGCAGCGCTTCAAGGACCCGTTTTTGGTCTCGTACGACTCGCAGTGGAGCGAGTTCGTAAACGTAATTGACGCGGAGGGCGGGCACGGCAAGCGGCACAAGGCATCGCACGGGACGCACTCGCACAGCACGTTGAGCAGCACGTCGGACAGCAGCGGGCTCTCACCGCTGAAGAACGAGAAGTTGCGCGCGATCACGGAGCACTCGCCGACGCGACGGGGGTCCAGCCAGAGCGTCCTCACGGACTTGGAGAGCAACTGGGGCGGCGAAGAGCGGCTCAACGCTATCTTCGAGGCGCCCATCCTCCACGACTATGAGTTCAAGGACCAGAAGGACCGCAACGAGTGGACCAAGTACATCAGCCAGCTCAAGCACTTTTACTACGGCAGCATTTTTAAAAGCGGCGGCAGCTCGCGAGGGGGCAGCAACTCTGAGtccgacgacgacgatgagGTGGGGCGCATACAGGCCTTTGTCGAGCGGCACAAGCTCGAATTCCGCCGGAAAAAGCTGTACTGGCTACAGTTCGAGCAGCGGAAAAAGCAGCAGTGGGGGCCGCAGATGCGCCGCCTCCTCATCGACAGCCAGTACTTGCCGCTCTCGTTCCGCCTCATCATTATCATGTTGACCTGCGTCGCCTTGGGCCTCGCGGTCCGCATCTTCCAAAACTCGCACAATCGCATTGAGGACACCTCTCCACTCACCGTTCCGCAGCAGCCCAGCACCATCATGGCCATTGTCGTGAACACCGTCGCCATCGTATATTTGGCGTACATCGCGTACGATGAGTTTGCGGGCAAGCCCCTCGGGTTGCGAAATCCGCTCGGCAAAATGCGCTTGATCCTCTTGGATCTCCTCTTTATCATCTTTTCCAGCGCCAACCTCTCCCTAGCCTTCAACACCCTTTACGATAAGACGTGGGTCTGCACAGGGCTCGAGGACTCCCCTAACAGGATCCCGAAAATAGACTACATCTGCCGCAAGCAGCGCGCCCTATCTGCATTTCTCTTCTTGGTGGTTGTCATGTGGGTCATCACGTTCACCATTAGCATTCTAAGGGTAGTGGAACGGGTGAGTTCACTTTCACCCAGATAA